One Psychrobacillus glaciei genomic region harbors:
- a CDS encoding LLM class flavin-dependent oxidoreductase, with product MEIGITTFVETTPDVHTGKVISHAERIREVVEEIVLADKVGLDVFGVGEHHREDFACSAPAVLLAAAASQTKQIKLTSAVSVLSSDDPVRLYQEFSTVDAISNGRAEIMAGRGSFIESFPLFGYDLQDYDELYDEKLDLLLKIRESEKVTWSGKHRPSINNLGIYPRPVQTQIPVWIASGGTPQSAVRAGVLGLPLVLAIIGGSPLQFAPIVELYKRAAKQAGHDVSKLKVASHSHGFVGETTDSAKDKFFQPTAQVMNVLGKERGWGPYTRKTFDEASSLEGALYVGDVATVAEKIIFLRKNVGITRFMLHVPVGSMPHEDVLRAIELLGTEVAPIVRAEIERWETETENTL from the coding sequence ATGGAAATTGGAATAACAACATTTGTAGAAACAACACCAGATGTACATACTGGAAAAGTGATTAGCCACGCTGAACGTATACGAGAAGTTGTGGAGGAAATCGTGCTAGCGGATAAGGTAGGATTGGATGTTTTTGGTGTAGGTGAGCATCATCGTGAAGATTTTGCGTGTTCTGCACCTGCTGTTTTGCTAGCTGCAGCTGCATCACAGACGAAACAAATTAAACTGACTAGTGCCGTTTCCGTATTATCATCTGACGATCCAGTACGTTTATACCAAGAATTTTCAACGGTTGATGCAATTTCAAATGGACGAGCTGAAATCATGGCAGGTAGAGGTTCGTTTATTGAATCATTTCCTCTATTTGGTTATGACCTACAGGATTATGATGAGTTATACGACGAAAAACTAGATTTATTATTGAAAATTAGAGAATCAGAAAAAGTCACATGGAGTGGTAAACATCGACCATCTATTAATAATTTAGGAATTTATCCTCGACCTGTTCAAACACAAATACCTGTCTGGATTGCTAGCGGTGGAACACCACAATCTGCTGTGCGCGCAGGTGTTCTTGGGTTGCCACTTGTTCTAGCGATTATTGGCGGAAGTCCCCTGCAATTTGCACCAATAGTTGAATTATATAAACGAGCGGCAAAACAGGCTGGTCATGACGTTTCGAAGTTAAAGGTAGCTTCTCATTCACATGGTTTTGTAGGTGAGACAACTGATAGTGCAAAAGATAAATTTTTTCAACCAACTGCGCAAGTGATGAATGTCCTTGGAAAAGAACGCGGTTGGGGACCGTATACGCGCAAAACCTTCGATGAAGCAAGTAGTTTAGAAGGTGCATTATATGTTGGGGACGTAGCGACAGTAGCAGAAAAAATCATTTTCCTTCGTAAAAATGTTGGGATTACACGTTTCATGCTCCACGTACCAGTCGGTTCCATGCCACACGAAGATGTATTAAGAGCTATTGAACTATTAGGAACAGAAGTGGCGCCAATCGTAAGAGCTGAAATTGAACGATGGGAAACGGAAACGGAAAATACATTATAG
- a CDS encoding YehS family protein — translation MDNNDILIRLRYALDIKNKEMLEIFKLGGKEVTKDELIKILTKSKDEYDDEVEVEVEETEDQIKCNNKMLELFLNGFITFKRGKQDPKPEQVESPVSPEKSANNMLLKKLKVALQLTTEDMLDILDEGGIAVSKGELGAILRKEGHRNYKVCGDNFARKFLRGLAVKHRA, via the coding sequence ATGGATAATAACGATATATTAATAAGACTAAGATATGCACTAGATATAAAAAATAAAGAGATGCTAGAAATATTTAAACTTGGCGGTAAGGAAGTAACAAAAGACGAATTAATAAAGATACTCACCAAATCAAAAGATGAGTACGATGATGAGGTTGAGGTAGAGGTAGAGGAAACGGAAGATCAGATCAAATGCAATAATAAGATGTTAGAGTTATTTTTAAATGGATTCATTACTTTTAAAAGAGGTAAACAAGATCCAAAACCAGAACAAGTTGAAAGTCCTGTTTCGCCTGAAAAGAGTGCTAATAATATGCTTCTAAAGAAATTAAAAGTAGCATTACAATTAACAACGGAAGATATGCTGGATATCCTTGATGAGGGCGGCATCGCAGTATCAAAAGGCGAACTAGGTGCCATTTTACGAAAAGAAGGACATCGAAATTATAAAGTATGCGGCGATAATTTCGCACGTAAATTCTTAAGAGGTTTAGCCGTGAAACATCGAGCATAA